Proteins co-encoded in one Opitutus terrae PB90-1 genomic window:
- a CDS encoding cytochrome c biogenesis CcdA family protein: protein MDALFVWLSDAMTGAPWLAVVAAAGWGMASLVLSPCHLASIPLVVGFIAQRDETLPRQALGVALLFALGILVSIAAIGGVTAAAGRMLGDIGPWTGYLVAAVLVAVGLHLLGWLKLPWERTMALPRYQGPAAAFLLGLVFGLALGPCTFAYLAPVLGVVFGVARAQPLFAALLVLAYGLGHCVLIVAAGVFTQKVQRVLDWHGASRGAVWLRRSSGVLVLVGATWLVYSAG, encoded by the coding sequence ATGGACGCACTGTTCGTCTGGTTGAGCGACGCGATGACCGGTGCGCCGTGGCTCGCGGTCGTCGCGGCGGCGGGGTGGGGCATGGCCAGCCTTGTGCTCAGCCCGTGTCACCTGGCCAGCATTCCGCTCGTGGTGGGATTTATCGCGCAGCGGGACGAGACCCTGCCGCGCCAGGCGCTTGGCGTCGCGTTGCTCTTCGCGCTCGGAATTCTCGTCTCGATCGCGGCGATCGGCGGCGTCACGGCTGCGGCCGGAAGAATGTTGGGCGATATCGGTCCGTGGACCGGCTACCTCGTCGCTGCGGTGCTGGTGGCGGTGGGGCTGCATCTCCTCGGGTGGCTGAAGCTGCCGTGGGAACGGACGATGGCCCTGCCGCGCTACCAGGGCCCGGCCGCGGCCTTCCTGCTCGGGCTGGTTTTCGGTCTCGCCCTGGGACCGTGCACCTTCGCCTACCTCGCGCCCGTGCTGGGCGTGGTTTTTGGCGTGGCCCGCGCGCAGCCGCTCTTTGCCGCGCTGCTGGTGCTGGCCTACGGCCTCGGTCACTGCGTGTTGATCGTCGCCGCCGGCGTGTTCACCCAGAAGGTTCAACGCGTCCTCGACTGGCATGGAGCCTCACGCGGTGCGGTCTGGTTACGCCGCAGCAGCGGCGTGCTGGTGCTGGTGGGCGCGACGTGGCTGGTCTATTCCGCCGGATGA
- a CDS encoding thioredoxin family protein, giving the protein MRIALLMFTLLCGAALLHAEETKPAPAPPALPRLLDLGAGKCIPCKRMKPILAELTREYADQFTVVFIDVWEDNAAAEPYGIRLIPTQIFYAADGQELFRHEGFYGKKEILAKWRELGVALKEPATAKNE; this is encoded by the coding sequence ATGCGAATCGCCCTGTTGATGTTCACGCTCCTCTGCGGTGCCGCGCTGCTGCACGCCGAAGAAACGAAGCCGGCGCCCGCGCCACCGGCTTTGCCCCGGCTCCTCGACCTCGGCGCGGGAAAATGCATTCCGTGCAAACGCATGAAGCCGATCCTCGCCGAGCTCACGCGCGAGTATGCGGACCAGTTCACCGTGGTCTTCATCGACGTGTGGGAAGACAACGCGGCGGCAGAGCCTTATGGCATCCGGCTGATCCCGACACAGATCTTCTACGCGGCGGACGGCCAGGAGCTGTTTCGCCACGAGGGGTTTTATGGGAAGAAGGAGATTCTGGCGAAGTGGCGAGAACTCGGCGTCGCGTTGAAGGAACCCGCAACCGCGAAGAACGAATAA
- a CDS encoding pyrroline-5-carboxylate reductase family protein produces MSAPSIGFIGGGRVARIFLLGWTRAQKLPARIVVADPNADALTQLRAQFPAIETTTDLTAAAAQGVVFLATHPPVLADAAGRAAAALKPTAILVSLAPKFPIAKLSTLLGGFARIARSNPNAPSVVGAGFNPLAFGSALTAADRDTVRALFAPLGDSPEVAEEKIEAYAVFTAMGPTYLWFQMQALRELAVTFGLTPAEADVGLKRMTCGAARTLVDSGLAPTDVMDLVPVKPLAEMEPQVLELYRTRLPALFQKIKP; encoded by the coding sequence ATGAGCGCTCCTTCGATTGGTTTTATTGGCGGCGGCCGCGTCGCCCGCATTTTCCTCCTCGGCTGGACCCGCGCGCAGAAACTGCCGGCGCGCATTGTCGTCGCTGACCCGAATGCCGATGCGCTCACCCAACTCCGCGCGCAGTTCCCGGCGATCGAAACGACCACGGACCTTACGGCCGCTGCCGCGCAGGGCGTGGTCTTTCTCGCGACCCATCCGCCGGTGCTCGCCGACGCCGCCGGCCGCGCTGCAGCGGCCCTCAAGCCGACGGCGATCCTCGTTTCACTCGCGCCGAAATTCCCGATCGCGAAGCTGAGCACATTGCTGGGCGGATTCGCACGGATCGCGCGCTCCAATCCGAACGCGCCGTCGGTGGTCGGTGCCGGCTTCAATCCGCTCGCCTTCGGCTCGGCGCTCACGGCGGCCGATCGCGACACGGTGCGCGCGCTGTTCGCGCCGCTCGGGGACAGTCCTGAAGTGGCCGAGGAGAAAATCGAGGCCTATGCCGTCTTCACCGCAATGGGGCCGACCTACTTGTGGTTCCAGATGCAGGCGCTGCGCGAACTCGCGGTCACGTTCGGGCTCACCCCCGCCGAAGCCGACGTCGGGCTGAAGCGGATGACCTGCGGCGCCGCGCGGACGCTGGTGGATTCCGGACTCGCGCCCACCGACGTGATGGACCTCGTGCCCGTGAAGCCGCTCGCCGAAATGGAGCCGCAGGTGCTCGAACTCTATCGCACACGGCTGCCCGCGCTTTTTCAAAAGATCAAACCATAG
- a CDS encoding thioredoxin family protein yields MKKIQILGTGCAKCQKLAAVADEAAKSLAVPYELEKVTDLKQIMSFRVLSTPALVVDGVVKLSGRVPTLDEARQLVR; encoded by the coding sequence ATGAAAAAAATCCAGATCCTCGGCACCGGCTGTGCCAAGTGCCAGAAACTCGCGGCGGTCGCTGACGAGGCCGCCAAGTCGCTCGCGGTCCCCTACGAACTCGAGAAGGTCACCGACCTCAAACAGATCATGAGCTTTCGCGTGCTGAGCACGCCGGCGCTCGTGGTCGACGGCGTGGTGAAGCTGTCCGGCCGCGTGCCGACGCTGGATGAGGCCAGGCAACTCGTCCGCTGA
- a CDS encoding permease — translation MSAQPDSATTASTPASPSLDGIAPDIAQVGGRPTRSFPYARLGLALVGLVGWWLVYRNLAPASRWLTYQVFGLERDSALGSAVEFFLYDTPKVLLLLVLVVFGVGVVRTFFTPARTRRLLAGRRESAGNVFAALLGTVTPFCSCSAVPLFIGFVTAGVPLGVTFSFLISAPLVNEVALVLLFGMFGWKVAALYLGMGLLVAIAAGWTLGRLKLERHVEPWVFENLSGTGASGGDDGAPIAWSDRVRAGVTAVREIVGKVWIYVLLGIAVGAGIHGYVPENLMASIMGRDAWWSVPLAVLLGVPMYTNAAGVIPVVQALLGKGAALGTVLAFMMAVIGLSLPEAIILRQVLKPRLIAAFFGVVASGILLVGYLFNALL, via the coding sequence ATGTCTGCCCAGCCCGATTCAGCGACGACTGCATCCACACCGGCATCGCCGTCTCTTGATGGCATTGCGCCGGACATCGCCCAGGTCGGCGGCCGCCCGACGCGCAGTTTCCCGTACGCCCGGCTGGGTCTCGCGCTCGTCGGACTCGTGGGCTGGTGGCTGGTGTATCGAAACCTCGCGCCGGCGTCCCGCTGGCTGACTTACCAAGTCTTCGGGCTGGAGCGCGACTCCGCCCTCGGTTCAGCGGTCGAGTTCTTCCTCTACGACACGCCGAAGGTGCTGCTGCTGCTGGTGCTGGTCGTCTTCGGCGTGGGCGTGGTGCGCACCTTCTTCACTCCCGCCCGCACGCGTCGGCTGCTGGCGGGACGGCGGGAATCGGCTGGCAATGTCTTCGCGGCGCTCCTGGGGACCGTCACGCCGTTCTGCTCGTGTTCGGCCGTGCCGCTGTTCATCGGGTTCGTCACTGCCGGAGTGCCCTTGGGCGTGACGTTTTCGTTCCTCATTTCGGCGCCGCTGGTTAATGAGGTCGCGCTGGTCCTGCTGTTCGGGATGTTCGGCTGGAAGGTGGCCGCGCTCTATCTTGGCATGGGTTTGCTCGTGGCAATTGCCGCCGGTTGGACGCTGGGCCGGTTGAAACTCGAGCGGCACGTCGAACCGTGGGTATTTGAAAACCTCTCCGGCACCGGCGCATCAGGTGGCGACGACGGCGCTCCGATAGCCTGGTCCGATCGCGTTCGCGCGGGCGTAACCGCGGTGCGTGAGATCGTTGGCAAAGTCTGGATCTACGTGCTGCTCGGGATCGCGGTCGGCGCGGGCATCCACGGCTACGTCCCCGAGAACCTCATGGCCTCGATCATGGGCCGCGACGCGTGGTGGTCCGTCCCGCTCGCGGTGCTGCTCGGCGTGCCCATGTACACGAACGCCGCGGGCGTCATTCCGGTTGTGCAGGCGCTGCTCGGCAAGGGCGCCGCGCTGGGCACGGTGCTGGCGTTCATGATGGCGGTGATCGGCCTGTCGCTGCCGGAGGCGATCATCCTGCGCCAGGTGCTGAAGCCGCGCCTGATCGCGGCGTTTTTTGGCGTGGTGGCGAGCGGCATTCTGCTCGTGGGCTACCTTTTCAACGCGCTGCTCTGA
- a CDS encoding ArsR/SmtB family transcription factor, giving the protein MATHNTKQRKQHAAVFKALGHPARLRIAEELLAGERCVCELVDISEGGWSTVSRHLSVLKTAGVVEDEKRGLQVYYRLALPCVGTFLDCLRSGSSETAVRPAAKAGAKPCGCV; this is encoded by the coding sequence GTGGCCACCCACAACACCAAACAACGCAAGCAGCACGCGGCCGTCTTTAAGGCGCTCGGCCATCCGGCGCGGTTGCGGATCGCCGAGGAACTGCTCGCGGGTGAACGCTGCGTTTGTGAGCTCGTTGACATCTCGGAGGGAGGCTGGTCCACGGTGTCGCGGCATCTGTCGGTGCTGAAAACCGCCGGCGTGGTGGAGGACGAGAAACGTGGATTGCAGGTGTATTACCGGCTGGCACTGCCCTGTGTCGGCACCTTCCTCGACTGCCTCCGCAGCGGGTCCAGCGAGACAGCGGTTCGTCCCGCTGCCAAGGCCGGGGCGAAGCCCTGCGGGTGCGTGTGA
- a CDS encoding DUF4870 domain-containing protein: MTSSPLSPAAVAAEDKTTAIVSYLTLIGFIVAIVLHNSKKTTLGAFHLRQSLGLMLTSIAMMFVGTVLAFIPYLGWLLSMALWVGLLVLWISGLLAAIQGERKPVPVLGLHYQNWFGNAFE; this comes from the coding sequence ATGACCTCCTCCCCTCTCTCGCCCGCGGCGGTTGCCGCTGAAGACAAGACGACCGCGATCGTCAGCTATCTCACCTTGATCGGCTTCATCGTCGCCATCGTGCTGCACAATTCCAAAAAAACCACGCTCGGTGCGTTTCACCTCCGCCAGTCGCTCGGGCTGATGCTGACGTCGATCGCGATGATGTTCGTCGGCACGGTGCTCGCATTCATTCCCTACCTCGGCTGGCTGCTGAGCATGGCGCTTTGGGTGGGGCTGCTGGTGCTGTGGATCAGCGGGCTGCTCGCCGCGATCCAGGGCGAGCGCAAGCCGGTGCCAGTGCTGGGCCTGCATTACCAGAACTGGTTCGGCAACGCGTTCGAATAA
- a CDS encoding YbhB/YbcL family Raf kinase inhibitor-like protein, which translates to MQLTSSAFRFGESLPDRFSREGGNVSPPLLFSDVPAPTQSLALIMDDPDAPRGVFTHWVLFNLEPNVGVLTENHVPGGTPGRNDWGEVGYGGPRPPSGTHRYFFHAFALDGRLALPRGATRREVEQALEGHVLARAELMGRFTAAHVHA; encoded by the coding sequence ATGCAACTCACGAGTTCCGCTTTTCGTTTTGGCGAATCCCTGCCCGACCGTTTCTCCCGCGAAGGAGGCAACGTCAGCCCGCCGTTGCTGTTCAGCGACGTGCCCGCTCCGACGCAGAGCCTCGCCCTGATCATGGATGATCCCGACGCGCCGCGTGGCGTGTTCACCCACTGGGTGTTGTTCAACCTCGAACCGAACGTCGGCGTGCTCACCGAGAATCACGTGCCCGGCGGCACTCCCGGTCGCAACGACTGGGGCGAGGTCGGCTATGGCGGTCCGCGTCCGCCGTCCGGCACGCACCGCTACTTCTTCCACGCGTTTGCACTGGATGGCCGGCTCGCGCTCCCGCGGGGCGCGACCCGCCGCGAGGTCGAGCAGGCGCTCGAGGGCCACGTTCTGGCGCGCGCCGAATTGATGGGCCGGTTTACCGCTGCGCACGTTCACGCCTAA
- a CDS encoding glucoamylase family protein, producing MAAILIATGVLELAAQPLRHPNLSGARPGAILSEDDHALLDDIQRASFLYFVEQTHPETGLVRDRARADGSPSEGKASIAASGFALSSWALAAHRGWVERDEALERVRLMLRFLANQAPRRHGFFYHFMEMETGARAWQCEISSIDTGLFLAGAIIAREYFQDPEITDLVNRLYRDVDWRWFLNGGDTVSMGWHDETGFSRYRWRIYSEHMMMSFLAMGAPANALEPSYWHAWKRLPAGTYAGYHFMQGPPLFIHQFAHAYVDFRDRRDAFVDYYQNSVLATLAQRRFCMDLRTEFSSWGERLWGITASDSATGYKAWGGPPRTTAYNALDGTIVPCAAAGSVPFAPYETMMVLRHIRTVYGDRVWKRYGFVDAFNPETGWVNPDVIGIDQGITILQAENARTGFFWSLFMRAPEVQRALSRSGFVSKRRAFTWPEREQLRELAATAWQSLANEPVTPDTLGLRITAVPAAQALGLVDGASAHRQLRELLSAAAPPATDTAVAEYAASLLTLRQAVPSLAADATRLLEAINWEQVTISSTKLGSASRLATFLKIGAGKSDPSAWDRLVRTPEVRGMVFVLSPGTVADQLRPSLWLDESSIITGASGAQLAYSAAVVPPPANGNPRPTPDLLTTALLLDNYPAELLARIKDAPPAPAWITSAAPADRAILLATVANVLVPEIVRDWFQADALVRATRANITDFTQASFGQNTSLYWRYELAGPFVEPAERRAVAVPASTPREAWQWTRIAGLEFKDSPADVRPDDPLLELRFAFTWDNEALHFHAEAIDTPAPNPPAPEREEIVELLIDPKGDGLVWRGPEDFHFVFRGSGEAIEWNHNRAPEARIERTPQGYTVEADIPWSLLGLTPQPGLELNLTTAVARNGRYEWEPSLKLNWRFFQRRDERYGLGKVKLQ from the coding sequence TTGGCAGCGATCCTCATCGCCACGGGGGTGCTGGAACTTGCGGCACAGCCGCTGCGACACCCCAACCTTTCCGGCGCGCGGCCCGGCGCGATCCTCAGTGAGGACGACCACGCCCTGCTCGACGACATCCAGCGCGCGTCGTTTTTATATTTCGTCGAGCAGACGCATCCCGAAACCGGTTTGGTCCGCGACCGGGCGCGGGCGGACGGCTCGCCGAGCGAGGGCAAGGCCAGCATCGCGGCCTCGGGCTTCGCGCTGAGTTCGTGGGCGCTCGCGGCACACCGCGGCTGGGTCGAGCGCGACGAAGCGCTGGAGCGCGTGCGACTGATGCTGCGCTTCCTCGCCAACCAGGCGCCGCGGCGCCACGGATTTTTCTACCATTTCATGGAAATGGAGACCGGCGCGCGCGCCTGGCAGTGCGAGATCTCCTCGATCGACACCGGCCTCTTCCTCGCCGGCGCCATCATCGCGCGGGAATACTTTCAGGATCCCGAGATCACGGACCTGGTGAACCGGCTGTATCGCGACGTCGACTGGCGCTGGTTTCTCAACGGCGGCGACACGGTCTCGATGGGCTGGCACGACGAGACCGGTTTCTCGCGCTACCGCTGGCGCATCTATTCGGAACACATGATGATGAGTTTCCTGGCGATGGGCGCGCCGGCCAATGCGCTCGAGCCAAGCTACTGGCATGCGTGGAAGCGTCTGCCCGCGGGCACCTACGCCGGCTATCATTTCATGCAAGGGCCGCCGCTCTTCATCCACCAGTTCGCGCACGCCTATGTGGACTTTCGCGACCGACGCGACGCGTTTGTCGATTATTACCAAAACTCCGTCCTCGCGACGCTCGCGCAGCGAAGGTTCTGCATGGACCTGCGCACGGAGTTCTCCAGTTGGGGCGAGCGGCTGTGGGGGATAACCGCGTCCGACTCCGCGACGGGCTACAAAGCCTGGGGCGGTCCGCCGCGCACAACCGCTTACAACGCGCTCGACGGCACGATCGTGCCGTGCGCCGCCGCCGGCTCCGTGCCGTTCGCCCCGTATGAAACGATGATGGTGCTGCGGCACATTCGCACCGTTTACGGCGATCGGGTGTGGAAGCGCTACGGCTTCGTCGATGCGTTCAATCCGGAGACGGGCTGGGTCAATCCCGACGTGATCGGGATTGATCAGGGCATCACCATTCTGCAGGCGGAAAACGCCCGCACGGGATTTTTCTGGTCGTTGTTCATGCGGGCGCCCGAGGTGCAGCGCGCGCTGTCCCGTTCCGGCTTCGTGTCGAAACGTCGGGCGTTCACCTGGCCCGAACGCGAGCAACTCCGCGAGCTCGCCGCCACCGCCTGGCAGTCGCTCGCCAACGAGCCCGTGACGCCCGACACGCTGGGGCTGCGCATCACCGCCGTGCCCGCTGCGCAGGCGTTGGGCCTGGTGGATGGCGCGTCGGCGCATCGGCAGCTGCGCGAGCTGTTGAGCGCCGCCGCGCCTCCCGCCACCGATACCGCCGTGGCCGAATACGCGGCGAGCCTCCTGACGTTGCGCCAGGCGGTGCCAAGCCTCGCAGCGGACGCGACCCGGCTGCTCGAGGCGATCAACTGGGAGCAGGTCACCATCAGCTCGACCAAGCTCGGCTCAGCGAGCCGGCTGGCGACGTTTCTCAAGATTGGCGCGGGTAAGAGCGACCCGAGCGCGTGGGACCGGCTGGTCCGCACTCCGGAGGTGCGCGGCATGGTCTTCGTGCTCTCCCCCGGCACCGTGGCGGACCAACTCCGGCCGTCGCTGTGGCTCGACGAATCGAGCATCATCACCGGCGCGTCCGGTGCGCAACTCGCCTACTCGGCCGCAGTCGTGCCGCCGCCGGCCAACGGCAACCCGCGACCGACACCGGATCTGCTCACGACCGCGCTGTTACTCGACAACTACCCCGCCGAGCTGCTCGCGCGGATCAAGGACGCGCCGCCAGCGCCGGCCTGGATCACCAGCGCCGCCCCGGCCGATCGCGCGATCCTTCTCGCGACCGTGGCCAACGTACTCGTGCCCGAGATCGTCCGCGACTGGTTCCAGGCCGACGCGCTCGTGCGCGCCACGCGCGCCAACATCACCGATTTCACGCAGGCGTCATTTGGCCAGAATACCTCGCTCTACTGGCGCTACGAACTCGCCGGTCCCTTCGTGGAACCCGCGGAGCGCCGGGCCGTCGCGGTGCCCGCTTCCACCCCGCGCGAGGCCTGGCAATGGACCCGGATCGCCGGACTGGAATTCAAGGACTCGCCCGCAGACGTGCGCCCCGACGATCCGCTGCTCGAGCTGCGTTTCGCGTTCACCTGGGACAACGAAGCGCTGCACTTCCACGCGGAAGCGATCGACACGCCCGCGCCCAACCCGCCTGCACCCGAGCGCGAGGAAATCGTCGAGTTGCTGATCGATCCCAAAGGCGACGGTCTCGTGTGGCGCGGCCCCGAGGATTTTCACTTTGTGTTTCGCGGCTCGGGTGAAGCGATCGAGTGGAATCACAATCGCGCCCCCGAGGCCCGCATCGAGCGCACGCCGCAGGGCTACACCGTCGAAGCCGACATTCCGTGGTCGCTGCTCGGACTCACCCCGCAGCCCGGGCTCGAACTCAACCTCACGACCGCTGTCGCTCGCAACGGCCGCTACGAATGGGAACCCTCGCTCAAGTTGAACTGGCGGTTCTTTCAGCGCCGCGACGAACGCTACGGCCTCGGCAAGGTGAAGCTGCAATGA
- a CDS encoding hybrid sensor histidine kinase/response regulator, with translation MDPLSSPSSASVASDDPPAPLQELRAELDRARAEAAAARERSDRFLSGVSHELRTPLSAILLWTTLIEEEKLEEREQLQEALAAIKHSAEELQALIDNLVETTRIVSGRFTLQRTVGEIATVVEAAIAQVQPAAQAKQIPLHRQIEPASAPVDRARLQQTLVLLLQNAIKATPPGGRVELSVGVHDEEMRIAVHDTGAGLTPERLARVFSGPPPSAQAKAPRTDAGLGYGLIVAQQLVRAHGGVLTAASGGPGQGATFTIRLPLDPTRAITAVAPEAHGTAQTLHGRRVLLVVDDAELRHHLAAGLHDAGAAVSAVDSAPAAAEAAERQYHDVIVCDLALPTIDAGELLQDLREHEVTHARPHAPALALAHADHADAASLALKHGFMRCLQAPVDPATLAAAAAACLAANPR, from the coding sequence TTGGACCCACTTTCTTCCCCTTCTTCTGCATCCGTCGCCTCCGACGATCCGCCCGCACCGCTGCAGGAACTCCGCGCCGAGCTTGACCGCGCGCGGGCTGAAGCCGCGGCCGCCCGCGAACGCAGCGACCGTTTTCTTTCCGGCGTGTCGCACGAGCTGCGCACCCCGTTGTCCGCCATCCTGCTTTGGACCACGCTGATCGAAGAGGAAAAGCTCGAAGAGCGCGAGCAGCTGCAGGAAGCGCTGGCTGCAATCAAGCACAGCGCGGAGGAGTTGCAGGCGCTGATCGACAACCTCGTCGAAACCACGCGCATCGTGAGCGGCCGGTTTACCTTGCAGCGCACCGTGGGCGAAATCGCGACCGTGGTGGAGGCGGCAATCGCGCAAGTGCAGCCCGCCGCCCAGGCAAAACAAATCCCCCTGCACCGACAGATTGAACCGGCCAGCGCCCCCGTCGACCGCGCCCGACTGCAACAGACGCTCGTGCTTCTGCTCCAGAACGCCATCAAAGCCACCCCCCCGGGCGGGCGCGTGGAACTCAGCGTCGGCGTGCACGACGAGGAGATGCGCATTGCCGTGCACGATACGGGCGCGGGGTTGACCCCGGAGCGGCTCGCGCGGGTGTTCTCCGGCCCGCCGCCGAGCGCGCAGGCGAAAGCGCCGCGTACCGACGCCGGGCTCGGCTATGGGCTCATCGTCGCGCAGCAGCTCGTCCGCGCCCACGGCGGCGTGCTTACGGCGGCGAGCGGCGGACCGGGCCAGGGCGCCACCTTCACGATCCGGCTGCCCCTCGATCCCACGCGCGCAATCACTGCGGTGGCGCCCGAGGCCCATGGTACGGCGCAGACACTCCACGGCCGCCGCGTGCTACTCGTCGTCGATGATGCGGAGCTTCGTCACCATCTCGCGGCGGGGCTGCACGACGCCGGGGCCGCCGTCTCCGCCGTCGATTCCGCGCCCGCTGCGGCGGAAGCGGCTGAGCGGCAATATCACGACGTGATTGTCTGCGATCTCGCGCTGCCGACGATCGATGCCGGCGAGCTGCTGCAGGATCTACGCGAGCACGAAGTCACGCACGCGCGCCCCCACGCGCCGGCTCTCGCGTTGGCGCACGCCGACCACGCCGATGCCGCTTCGCTCGCGCTGAAGCACGGCTTCATGCGCTGTCTGCAGGCTCCGGTGGACCCGGCGACTCTGGCCGCCGCCGCCGCCGCGTGCTTGGCGGCCAATCCGCGTTAG